In Chelmon rostratus isolate fCheRos1 chromosome 20, fCheRos1.pri, whole genome shotgun sequence, a single window of DNA contains:
- the fam168b gene encoding myelin-associated neurite-outgrowth inhibitor — translation MNPVYSPASTGVPFTNTKGIGYPAGFPVGYAAAAPAYTPNVYAGANAAFPSGYAPGTPFKMSCSPNTGTVPPYSSSPNPYPAAVYPVRSTYPQQSPYAQALIPSQQQGTYYTQPLYAAPPHVIHHTTVVQPNGMPAAMYAPPIPPPRPNGVAMGMVAGTTMAMSAGTLLTTPSPAPVAPHQVTMPTYRPPGTPSYSYVPPQW, via the exons ATGAATCCAGTGTACAGCCCTGCGTCAACAGGGGTCCCCTTTACCAACACCAAGGGTATAGGCTACCCAG CTGGATTTCCTGTTGGCTACGCAGCAGCCGCTCCAGCGTACACTCCCAATGTCTACGCAGGGGCAAACGCAGCCTTCCCCAGTG GTTATGCTCCAGGCACTCCTTTTAAAATGTCCTGCTCTCCCAACACGGGGACTGTCCCACCATACTCCTCCTCACCCAACCCCTATCCTGCTGCCGTTTACCCGGTCAGGAGCACCTACCCCCAACAGAGTCCATACGCACAG GCATTAATACCTTCACAACAACAAGGCACTTATTACACACAGCCGCTGTATGCTGCACCGCCTCATGTTATCCATCACACAACAGTGGTCCAGCCAAATGGGATGCCTGCAGCTATGTATGCTCCACCCATTCCTCCTCCCCGCCCCAACGGTGTTGCCATGGGGATGGTAGCCGGCACCACGATGGCCATGTCAGCTG GAACTTTGTTGACAACCCCATCACCAGCGCCTGTTGCCCCCCACCAAGTCACGATGCCCACGTATCGGCCTCCTGGCACACCCAGCTACAGCTATGTGCCCCCGCAGTGGTGA
- the fbxo45 gene encoding F-box/SPRY domain-containing protein 1 codes for MSGAAGGGGGSSCLGAAAAASCSSAGSPYAAAAGGGAGVAGRLPARVLEHVFSYLELSDLMCCSLVCWHWNNILADENSEVWRSLCSRSLSDEALRSDILCNLPTYKGKLKAFQHGLSSHDCSRNVYVKKNGFTLHRNPIAQSTDGARGKIGFSEGRHAWEIWWEGPLGTVAVIGIATKRASMQCQGYVALLGSDDQSWGWNLVDNNLLHNGEVNGNFPQCNNAPKYQIGERIRVILDMDDKTLAFERGFEFLGVAFRGLPKACLYPAVSAVYGNTEVTMVYLGKPLDG; via the exons ATGTCTGGAGCGGccggtggaggaggaggctccTCCTGTCTGGGCGCAGCAGCGGCAGCCAGTTGCAGCTCCGCCGGCTCTCCCTACGCTGCCGCAGCCGGAGGAGGCGCAGGGGTGGCCGGGAGGTTACCAGCTCGGGTCCTGGAGCATGTTTTCTCCTATTTGGAGCTCTCCGACTTGATGTGTTGCTCGCTGGTCTGCTGGCACTGGAACAACATACTAGCGGATGAAAACAGCGAGGTGTGGCGCAGCCTCTGCAGCCGGAGTCTGAGCGATGAAGCTTTGCGATCTGACATCCTGTGCAACCTGCCCACCTACAAGGGGAAA CTCAAGGCCTTTCAACATGGTCTGAGCTCCCACGACTGCTCCCGCAATGTTTATGTGAAGAAGAACGGCTTCACCCTGCACCGCAACCCCATCGCCCAGAGCACGGATGGTGCGCGTGGCAAGATCGGCTTTTCAGAAGGGAGGCACGCCTGGGAGATCTGGTGGGAAGGCCCTCTCGGGACTGTGGCGGTGATAGGCATCGCCACCAAGCGGGCGTCCATGCAGTGCCAGGGCTACGTGGCCCTGCTGGGCAGTGATGACCAGAGCTGGGGCTGGAACCTGGTGGACAACAACCTGCTTCACAACGGAGAGGTCAATGGAAATTTTCCACAGTGTAACAATGCACCAAAATATCAG ATCGGAGAGAGAATACGAGTGATTCTAGACATGGATGACAAGACGTTAGCCTTCGAGAGGGGCTTTGAGTTTCTTGGAGTAGCATTTCGCGGACTGCCCAAGGCCTGCCTGTACCCCGCTGTCTCTGCAGTATACGGCAACACTGAAGTCACCATGGTGTACCTGGGAAAACCCCTGGACGGCTAG